CTTACAACTAATTTCACAAATATATTAAGCTAAAACTTATGAAAATACTTATATCCACTTAATGCAAGTAACACTTGGGAAGGAAGGTAAAATAGCCAGATTAATAGAAAAGATTTGTCTAAAAATGTTTTTAGTAAACTTTGTGATAGATTTACAACCTTTGTTATATTGGCTAACCCTACATTAATATCACATAAAAGGAAGAGTATAATTCCCCAGGCAATCATATGCTTATTTGGATATGGATATAAATTATTTTTTCTAGCTTTTATAGCTTTTCCTACACTAGTTATTAATGCTATAGAATAATAGAATCCTACTACAAACAATAAATCTATCTTTATAATAAAAGTATTGATTATTAAATAACTAAAAAACACTAGCAACAATATAATTATATAATTTCGTATAGTTACATCTTTCTTTTGAATATCATGTCTTATAGAATAAATAATTTGAACAATACAAAAGGAAAGTACTCCTAAAGTATATTTGTGCTTAATAAGAAAAAAGTAATCAGCAATAACAGTGAAAAATAATCCAATTTGTAGTAGAAATAAATCTTTTTTATTTAAGGCATTTTTTCCTGTTAGTAAAGCTATTATAAAACATAAGATTATACATATAAACTTT
This Tissierellales bacterium DNA region includes the following protein-coding sequences:
- a CDS encoding lysoplasmalogenase family protein, with translation MKNKNYKNLIIKILLLIIGILYILFLYLDCSNKIIFISTDNIKFICIILCFIIALLTGKNALNKKDLFLLQIGLFFTVIADYFFLIKHKYTLGVLSFCIVQIIYSIRHDIQKKDVTIRNYIIILLLVFFSYLIINTFIIKIDLLFVVGFYYSIALITSVGKAIKARKNNLYPYPNKHMIAWGIILFLLCDINVGLANITKVVNLSQSLLKTFLDKSFLLIWLFYLPSQVLLALSGYKYFHKF